From one Candidatus Hydrogenedentota bacterium genomic stretch:
- a CDS encoding immunoglobulin domain-containing protein yields the protein MTLKVSASELNGNVTYQWMKDGTVILDATMDTYRVDSVTVDDVGVYACELSGDTFGTTNSVEITITSGEGEGEGEGEGEGEGEGEGEGEGEGEGEGEGEGEGEGEGEGEGEGEGEGEGEGEGEGEGEGEGEGEGEGEGEGEGEGEGEGEGEGEGEGEGEGEEPPPPGCFGGMS from the coding sequence ATGACATTGAAGGTGTCGGCCTCGGAATTGAACGGGAATGTGACTTACCAGTGGATGAAGGACGGCACGGTAATCCTGGATGCTACGATGGACACCTATCGTGTGGACTCGGTAACGGTGGACGATGTCGGCGTGTACGCGTGTGAGCTTTCCGGCGACACTTTCGGGACCACCAACTCAGTTGAAATTACCATCACCTCCGGCGAAGGTGAGGGCGAAGGCGAGGGCGAAGGCGAGGGCGAGGGGGAAGGTGAGGGCGAAGGGGAAGGGGAAGGCGAAGGCGAAGGCGAAGGTGAAGGTGAAGGAGAAGGAGAAGGCGAGGGCGAAGGTGAAGGTGAAGGAGAAGGAGAAGGCGAGGGCGAAGGCGAGGGCGAAGGCGAGGGCGAAGGCGAAGGGGAAGGTGAAGGAGAAGGCGAAGGCGAGGGCGAAGGCGAAGGCGAGGGTGAAGGCGAGGGTGAAGGCGAAGGTGAGGGTGAAGGCGAGGAACCGCCGCCCCCCGGCTGTTTCGGAGGGATGTCCTGA
- a CDS encoding ATP-grasp domain-containing protein has protein sequence MGESLREKTRVLVFPCGSEIGLEIHRALCFSAHVSLVGASSVASSHGPLVFREYVGGLPFVDAPDFVEALNRIVLDRRIDLLFPAHDSVVLRLAESEGKLACPVIGSPLETCAVCRSKRAAYKRLSGVVRVPRLWEQNERDLPYPVFVKPDAGQGAQGAMRIESRAALDAALGRDPSSIILEYLPGAEYTVDCFTDRHGALRFAGARERLRTQGGISVDTRPVSDPIFREWAERIHGALSFRGPWFFQAKRDAAGELALLEAAPRVSGGMGLYRNLGVNLPLLAVYDRLDLDVEIACNAFPIEMDRALCNRFLAPIEYDDVYIDLDDTLIIDGEVNALLAAFIFQCRNRGIRVHLVSRHAGDLGATLGQYRLAGLFDSIVPVGALADKSAHIAEKKAIFIDDSFAERKRVQEALGIPVFAPDAIECLLDWRR, from the coding sequence GTGGGCGAGTCGTTGCGCGAAAAGACGCGGGTGCTGGTGTTTCCCTGCGGATCCGAGATAGGCCTCGAAATCCACCGCGCCCTGTGCTTTTCGGCGCACGTGTCGCTCGTGGGCGCGTCGAGCGTCGCTTCAAGCCACGGCCCGCTGGTCTTTCGCGAATATGTGGGCGGCCTCCCCTTTGTGGACGCGCCGGATTTTGTCGAAGCGTTGAACCGGATTGTCCTTGATCGGCGGATCGATCTCCTCTTTCCGGCGCACGACAGCGTCGTGTTGCGGCTTGCGGAATCGGAGGGCAAACTGGCGTGTCCGGTGATAGGATCGCCGCTGGAAACATGCGCCGTGTGCCGAAGCAAAAGGGCTGCCTACAAACGGCTGTCCGGCGTCGTGCGCGTGCCGCGACTTTGGGAACAAAACGAACGGGATTTGCCGTATCCGGTCTTCGTGAAGCCCGACGCGGGCCAAGGCGCGCAGGGAGCGATGCGCATCGAGTCGCGTGCCGCGCTCGACGCGGCGCTCGGCCGCGATCCCTCGTCGATCATCCTTGAATATCTGCCGGGCGCGGAATATACGGTTGATTGCTTCACGGACCGGCACGGCGCGTTGCGTTTCGCCGGCGCCCGCGAACGCCTGCGGACACAAGGCGGCATCAGCGTGGATACGCGGCCCGTGTCCGACCCGATATTCCGGGAATGGGCGGAGCGCATTCACGGCGCCCTGTCATTCCGGGGTCCGTGGTTTTTTCAGGCGAAACGGGACGCCGCCGGGGAATTGGCATTGCTCGAGGCGGCCCCGCGCGTAAGCGGCGGGATGGGACTGTACCGCAATCTCGGCGTGAATCTGCCATTGCTCGCCGTGTACGACCGCCTGGACCTCGACGTCGAAATTGCGTGCAATGCGTTTCCCATCGAAATGGATCGCGCCTTGTGCAACCGGTTTCTCGCGCCGATCGAATACGACGACGTCTATATTGATCTCGACGATACGCTCATCATTGACGGCGAGGTCAATGCCCTCTTGGCGGCGTTCATCTTTCAGTGCCGCAACCGGGGGATTCGCGTCCATCTGGTCTCCCGGCACGCGGGCGATCTCGGCGCGACACTTGGGCAATACCGGCTCGCCGGCCTCTTCGACAGCATCGTGCCGGTCGGCGCCCTGGCAGACAAAAGCGCCCATATCGCGGAAAAGAAGGCCATCTTTATTGACGATTCGTTCGCGGAACGAAAACGCGTGCAGGAAGCGCTGGGCATACCCGTGTTCGCGCCGGACGCGATCGAGTGCCTGCTCGACTGGCGGCGCTGA
- a CDS encoding 3-isopropylmalate dehydrogenase: MAKYNIALIPGDGTGPEVLREGVKVAQAAAQRCGFSFDTTEYDFGGDRYLRTGEVLPDSATEELKQYHAIFLGAIGHPDVKPGILEKGILLRVRFELDQYINLRPVKLYPTVETPIKNKGPEDIDFVVVRENSEDMYTGLGGVMRKGTPYEVAVQEMVYTRNGVDRCLRYAFETARKRNKAKTLTLCGKTNVLTYVFDLWERAFHEMGDREFPDIKREYAHVDATTMWMVKNPEWFDVIVTGNMFGDIITDLGAMIQGGMGIAAGGNINPEGVSMFEPIGGSAPKYTGMNVINPLACIFAGQMMMAHLGEDKAADCIERACVKFLESRVLPGLSVKEIQQAGLSTTKIGDLIAGYAATI; this comes from the coding sequence ATGGCAAAATATAATATTGCATTGATTCCGGGAGACGGGACAGGACCGGAAGTGCTCCGGGAAGGCGTGAAAGTCGCTCAGGCTGCGGCCCAGCGTTGCGGATTTTCGTTCGACACGACGGAGTACGATTTCGGGGGCGACCGGTATTTGCGGACCGGCGAGGTGCTGCCGGATTCGGCAACGGAAGAGTTGAAACAATATCACGCGATATTCCTGGGCGCGATAGGCCACCCGGACGTGAAACCGGGCATTCTTGAAAAGGGCATTCTGCTCCGGGTGCGGTTCGAATTGGACCAGTACATCAATTTGCGGCCGGTCAAACTGTATCCGACGGTGGAAACCCCCATCAAAAACAAGGGGCCGGAAGACATAGATTTCGTCGTGGTGCGCGAGAATTCGGAAGACATGTACACCGGCCTCGGCGGCGTCATGCGCAAGGGCACGCCCTATGAAGTGGCCGTGCAGGAAATGGTCTACACGCGCAACGGCGTGGACCGGTGCCTGCGCTACGCCTTCGAGACCGCGCGCAAACGCAACAAGGCGAAAACGCTCACGCTGTGCGGAAAGACCAATGTGTTGACCTATGTTTTCGACCTGTGGGAGCGTGCGTTCCATGAAATGGGCGATCGCGAATTCCCAGACATCAAGCGCGAATACGCGCATGTGGACGCGACGACAATGTGGATGGTGAAAAACCCTGAATGGTTCGACGTGATCGTGACGGGCAACATGTTCGGCGACATCATCACGGACCTTGGCGCGATGATTCAGGGCGGCATGGGCATCGCCGCGGGCGGGAACATCAATCCTGAAGGCGTCTCGATGTTCGAGCCGATCGGCGGGAGCGCGCCGAAATATACCGGCATGAACGTGATCAATCCGCTCGCGTGCATTTTCGCGGGCCAGATGATGATGGCGCACCTCGGCGAGGACAAGGCCGCGGACTGCATCGAAAGGGCCTGCGTGAAATTCCTCGAATCCAGGGTGCTGCCCGGCCTTTCGGTAAAGGAAATCCAGCAGGCCGGATTGTCCACCACAAAAATCGGCGACCTGATCGCCGGGTACGCCGCAACCATATAA
- a CDS encoding homocysteine S-methyltransferase family protein: MDFSAMLRERLILLDGAMGTLIQGLDLGDADFGGADYRMLSDMLVFSRPEAVRDIHLAYYRAGAHAVETNTFGASPFRLSEYDFRAIDTSRFAPLPHDIDLPAMSHEDWAYWLSRRGAELACEAREIHRRDPEYDGRPLFVMGSIGPSNRVLSSTRAELKTSTFDAIAENFRRQARGLIDGGADALLYETQQDILELKAAVFGGKQAMTESGRTLPIVCQVTVDRFSKMQIFNTDIHAALVTIEGIGIDAFGINCSIGPDLMLPTVEKLARFSRLPISVVPNAGLPIAEAGRTIYRFEPAEFARILHTFVAEYGVRIVGGCCGTTPAHIRAVADMLRGATPAVRTPEPGLYVSGPQRAILLDSSRTLIRFGERLNVRGSKKVRDAVESGGPIDHDALEDVVNEQVRQLGLDVIDVCMDSNTVDTTETLKEVIHVQTTDFPGAMCLDSFAVDALIEGAKVYPGRPILNSISMEDVEPGLSKADAVLRATTFHHPVYIGLCTGPKGPGATADEKVALALQIVEAAARHGVGPDQLFIDANVFPIGSESSPGMNFAVETLEAVRRIKELVPGIQTTLGVGNLTTGLASKPYMRMVLTSVFLDEARKRGLDAAIVNPNHYVFAADLDPDHRDLGRRVILEHDMDAFAELERIAREKKGDSAAARSSYDDLPIEQAICEKIKDGFKERENGSFEKNGHVYAYSDRIVLQAAQAVDLHAPLDFINDYLMAAMKELGDGFARGEVSLPHLLKSADVMQQVMRFLEQYMHCTSGSETLDGIRHKGTVVLGTVYQDVHSIGKDLAKTLLENYGYRVIDLGAMTPLQQFMDAAREHHADAIGMSALLVQTSNHMITVSKMMREQGLEDTPILIGGAPVNERHAAYVAMAGEDNPENMRGNVFYCRTAMDGVNVMNALMSASDPRPIFEKNRRMLLSKLERAEEMAREEARLLATLPRRTVSFEQAGASRWNPAHEAECARRRVEMRMRDFAERIDTRTLFLLNWRFGGTALWKRQNTDPAELERLFVQWVADCDQHGWIVPQGVMGIYPCQSEGENIMLYDPADLSHEIARFHFTTVIGSDRNDVVCGAQYFLPKSSGEYSAVGVQIGTGGPAVENQIAAFKSAGDSESALFLQGLSDRVAEDMAVYLHSLMRTIMGAGDDAGTRWSPGYPGMADIGMNRVIFDLLDAANLSGVNITDAGEFIPTGTTAAVVSFHPNARYS, encoded by the coding sequence GTGGATTTCTCGGCAATGCTACGCGAGCGCCTCATCCTGCTCGATGGCGCGATGGGCACCCTGATCCAGGGGCTGGATTTGGGCGATGCGGATTTCGGCGGCGCGGACTACCGCATGTTGTCGGACATGCTGGTGTTTTCGCGTCCGGAAGCCGTGCGTGACATCCATCTGGCGTACTATCGCGCAGGCGCGCATGCCGTCGAAACGAACACGTTCGGCGCGTCGCCGTTTCGGTTGTCGGAATACGATTTCCGCGCGATCGACACTTCGCGCTTCGCACCCTTGCCGCATGACATTGACTTGCCCGCGATGTCCCATGAGGATTGGGCCTATTGGCTGAGCCGGCGCGGCGCGGAATTGGCCTGCGAGGCGCGCGAGATCCACCGGCGCGATCCGGAATACGACGGACGGCCCCTGTTCGTCATGGGTTCCATCGGCCCCTCGAACCGAGTCCTTTCGAGCACCCGGGCCGAACTAAAGACTTCCACCTTCGACGCCATCGCGGAGAATTTCCGGCGGCAGGCGCGAGGACTCATTGACGGCGGCGCGGATGCGTTGCTCTACGAGACCCAGCAAGACATCCTCGAATTGAAGGCGGCGGTGTTTGGCGGCAAACAAGCCATGACGGAATCCGGACGCACGCTGCCGATTGTGTGCCAGGTCACCGTGGACCGTTTTTCGAAAATGCAGATTTTCAACACGGACATCCATGCGGCGCTCGTCACCATCGAGGGCATCGGGATAGACGCGTTCGGCATCAATTGCAGCATCGGACCCGATCTCATGCTGCCGACGGTCGAGAAACTGGCGCGGTTTTCGCGCCTGCCGATTTCGGTGGTTCCAAACGCCGGTTTGCCCATCGCCGAAGCGGGCAGGACCATCTACCGCTTCGAACCGGCGGAATTCGCGCGGATTCTGCACACGTTCGTGGCCGAGTACGGCGTGCGCATCGTCGGCGGATGCTGCGGAACGACGCCGGCGCATATTCGCGCCGTCGCGGACATGCTACGCGGAGCGACACCGGCCGTCCGAACGCCCGAACCGGGCCTGTACGTATCCGGACCGCAGCGCGCGATCCTGCTCGACAGCAGCCGGACGCTGATACGCTTCGGCGAACGGTTGAACGTGCGCGGCTCGAAGAAAGTGCGCGATGCGGTCGAAAGCGGCGGTCCCATTGACCATGATGCGCTTGAGGACGTGGTCAATGAACAGGTTCGGCAACTGGGACTCGACGTCATTGACGTGTGCATGGACTCAAACACCGTGGATACGACCGAGACGCTCAAGGAAGTCATCCACGTGCAAACGACGGATTTTCCCGGCGCGATGTGTTTGGACTCGTTCGCCGTGGATGCGCTGATCGAAGGCGCGAAGGTGTATCCGGGACGTCCCATTCTCAACTCGATTTCGATGGAAGACGTCGAACCCGGATTGTCGAAGGCGGACGCGGTGCTTCGCGCGACAACATTCCACCATCCCGTCTATATCGGCCTGTGTACCGGCCCGAAAGGCCCCGGCGCCACGGCGGACGAGAAAGTCGCGCTGGCGTTGCAAATCGTCGAAGCCGCCGCAAGGCACGGCGTCGGCCCGGATCAACTGTTCATTGACGCCAACGTGTTTCCAATCGGATCCGAATCGTCGCCGGGCATGAATTTCGCCGTCGAAACCCTGGAGGCCGTCCGGCGCATCAAGGAACTCGTGCCGGGCATTCAAACCACGCTCGGCGTCGGAAATCTGACGACGGGGCTTGCCTCGAAACCCTACATGCGCATGGTGCTGACATCCGTTTTTCTCGATGAGGCGCGCAAGCGCGGTCTCGATGCGGCCATCGTCAACCCGAACCATTACGTGTTCGCCGCCGATCTCGACCCGGATCACCGCGATCTCGGCCGCCGCGTCATTCTCGAACACGACATGGACGCCTTCGCGGAACTTGAACGAATCGCGCGGGAGAAGAAAGGCGACAGCGCCGCCGCGCGATCTTCGTATGACGACCTCCCGATCGAACAGGCGATCTGCGAGAAGATCAAGGACGGATTCAAGGAGCGCGAGAACGGCTCTTTTGAAAAAAATGGCCATGTCTATGCGTATAGCGACCGTATCGTGTTGCAGGCCGCGCAGGCGGTGGACCTTCACGCCCCGCTCGATTTTATCAACGACTATCTGATGGCGGCGATGAAGGAACTCGGCGACGGGTTCGCGCGCGGCGAGGTGTCGTTGCCGCACCTGCTGAAATCGGCGGACGTCATGCAACAGGTCATGCGTTTTTTGGAGCAATACATGCACTGCACATCGGGCTCGGAGACGCTGGACGGCATTCGCCACAAAGGCACGGTCGTCCTCGGCACCGTGTACCAGGATGTGCATAGCATCGGCAAGGACCTAGCCAAGACGCTCCTGGAAAACTACGGCTATCGTGTAATCGATCTCGGTGCAATGACGCCGCTGCAGCAGTTCATGGACGCCGCCCGGGAACATCACGCCGACGCCATCGGCATGTCAGCGCTGCTCGTGCAAACGTCGAACCACATGATCACGGTATCGAAAATGATGCGCGAGCAGGGACTCGAAGACACGCCCATCCTGATTGGCGGCGCGCCCGTGAACGAACGGCACGCGGCGTATGTGGCGATGGCGGGCGAGGACAATCCCGAAAACATGCGCGGCAACGTGTTCTACTGCCGCACCGCGATGGACGGCGTGAATGTCATGAACGCATTGATGTCGGCAAGCGATCCAAGACCGATCTTCGAGAAGAACCGGCGCATGTTGTTGTCGAAACTGGAACGCGCCGAAGAAATGGCCCGCGAGGAGGCCCGGCTGCTCGCGACGCTTCCACGCCGGACGGTCTCATTCGAACAGGCCGGCGCGTCGCGATGGAATCCCGCGCACGAGGCCGAATGCGCAAGGCGACGCGTCGAGATGCGCATGCGGGATTTCGCGGAGCGTATTGACACGCGCACGCTGTTTCTGCTCAATTGGCGTTTCGGCGGCACGGCGCTCTGGAAGCGGCAAAACACCGATCCAGCGGAACTGGAACGATTGTTCGTGCAATGGGTCGCCGATTGCGACCAGCACGGATGGATTGTGCCGCAAGGCGTCATGGGCATTTATCCGTGCCAGTCGGAAGGCGAAAACATCATGCTTTACGATCCCGCCGACTTGTCGCATGAAATTGCCCGATTCCATTTCACGACCGTGATCGGTTCGGATCGCAACGACGTGGTGTGCGGCGCACAGTACTTCCTGCCGAAAAGTTCCGGCGAATACAGCGCCGTCGGCGTGCAAATCGGCACGGGTGGTCCTGCCGTCGAAAACCAAATCGCCGCATTCAAGTCCGCAGGCGATTCCGAATCCGCGTTGTTTCTGCAGGGACTTTCCGACCGCGTCGCGGAGGACATGGCCGTATATCTGCACAGTCTCATGCGCACAATCATGGGCGCCGGCGACGATGCCGGCACGCGCTGGTCGCCGGGGTATCCCGGCATGGCCGACATTGGCATGAACCGCGTCATATTCGACTTGCTCGATGCCGCGAATCTGTCCGGCGTAAACATTACCGATGCGGGTGAATTCATTCCGACAGGCACAACCGCCGCGGTGGTCAGTTTTCACCCCAATGCCCGCTACTCCTGA
- the lepB gene encoding signal peptidase I: MTDDAGMMNWLFGGAGFEWFKSLVIAVGLALIIRWIVAEPFRIPSSSMEPTLHGDPRIMRGDRVFVNKLVYGTRFPLNGVRIPFTKTRIHYADNRIWRNQAPKRWDIVVFKSVEPGAIHTTLVKRVVGMPGERIHIQGGKVFADGKPLELPPDMPPVHYTAPWGNCYGVATDDAHSLVPPDHYLLLGDNSAQSRDGRFFGWVPNERILGRVSCIWWPIPRWRDFTGFSDTGWWRIVVGFTSLLLVYRIFLGRSWSVHVARGKGVFGVDHFLINRWAYGIPVPFTRYRIRKGRMPKRGERVLYRTGKPVAGSPDMALGYVAGLPGERVLIEDGRLVVNGQPVEIQGLVLEEIEVSGPYARSKAKEHSVVPEDCVFILTADGNPQEPWDGRRLGWTPHAQLVGRAVAIWWPPQRWRRLR; the protein is encoded by the coding sequence ATGACGGATGACGCGGGAATGATGAACTGGCTGTTCGGCGGCGCGGGATTCGAATGGTTCAAGAGCCTAGTTATCGCGGTGGGGTTGGCGCTGATCATACGTTGGATCGTCGCCGAACCGTTTCGGATACCGTCGAGTTCGATGGAGCCGACGCTGCATGGCGATCCTCGAATTATGCGCGGCGACCGTGTGTTCGTCAATAAACTTGTTTACGGCACGCGGTTTCCGTTGAACGGCGTCCGCATCCCGTTCACCAAAACCCGGATTCATTACGCCGACAATCGTATCTGGCGCAACCAGGCCCCGAAACGCTGGGACATCGTTGTGTTCAAGTCCGTCGAACCCGGCGCGATTCACACGACGCTTGTCAAGCGTGTGGTGGGAATGCCCGGCGAGCGGATTCATATCCAGGGCGGCAAAGTGTTTGCCGACGGAAAACCACTCGAACTGCCGCCGGACATGCCGCCGGTACACTACACGGCGCCATGGGGCAACTGTTATGGCGTCGCGACGGACGACGCCCATTCGCTTGTGCCGCCGGACCATTACCTGCTGCTGGGCGACAACAGCGCGCAAAGCCGTGACGGGCGTTTTTTTGGATGGGTTCCCAACGAACGGATTCTCGGGCGTGTTTCCTGCATTTGGTGGCCGATTCCGCGCTGGCGCGATTTCACCGGTTTTTCGGACACGGGATGGTGGCGTATCGTGGTGGGATTCACGAGCCTCCTGCTGGTTTACCGTATTTTCTTAGGGCGATCCTGGTCGGTACATGTGGCTCGGGGCAAAGGCGTGTTTGGCGTGGACCATTTTTTGATCAATCGTTGGGCCTACGGCATACCCGTTCCATTCACGCGATATCGCATTCGCAAGGGCCGCATGCCGAAACGCGGCGAACGGGTGCTGTATCGCACGGGAAAACCGGTGGCGGGATCGCCGGACATGGCGCTTGGATATGTCGCCGGATTGCCGGGAGAACGGGTGCTGATTGAGGACGGTCGCCTGGTTGTCAATGGGCAACCGGTTGAAATACAAGGACTTGTGCTTGAAGAGATCGAAGTTTCCGGGCCTTATGCACGGTCCAAGGCAAAAGAACATTCGGTTGTTCCTGAGGATTGCGTTTTTATCCTGACGGCAGATGGTAATCCGCAGGAACCGTGGGACGGACGGAGGCTGGGATGGACGCCGCATGCCCAACTGGTCGGTCGTGCCGTCGCCATCTGGTGGCCACCCCAACGCTGGCGCCGCTTGCGCTGA
- a CDS encoding diguanylate cyclase produces MEPCCKQSGSDNPLAECVIRDHYAAVSRWWTSVNHRTDNQDHSRRKILIADDEPTVVRVLEKLIKMLFKCETVVVQDGDAAMEACEREAPDVLIADMVMPGLNGIDLIAAVNKKWPYIDIVAITGQTDDFPFVKVIRAGATDFLAKPFQQGELEAKLLRVFRERDLRESEIIAESKYRSLFENNTDGMAILDEPSRIIASVNGAFCRLMGGSEDAFTGKSVLNFVDESERARFDAGLMLCAQNGQGTLSDVALIGQDGRKVFMDVSLTFINVMREHLVCLTFKDTTERRNLEQRLVEVAQVDSLTGLFNRRAFNTELDVAVSRAKSGAAPLTMISIDVDNFKKCNDTLGHQAGDRVLKTLGRLIRKNIRANTDSGFRCGGDEFAIIASNATAEAATQIAERLRAEYQENEVHGTSLSIGIAEYRPGTSVKDFIRTADDAMYRAKALGKNNLSVAGSDGDPAS; encoded by the coding sequence ATGGAACCCTGTTGTAAACAAAGCGGAAGCGACAATCCCCTCGCGGAATGCGTGATTCGCGACCATTACGCTGCGGTGTCCCGATGGTGGACCTCGGTGAACCATCGCACCGACAATCAGGATCATTCGCGGCGTAAAATTTTGATTGCCGACGACGAGCCGACGGTGGTCCGGGTGCTTGAAAAGTTGATCAAGATGCTTTTCAAGTGCGAAACCGTCGTGGTTCAGGACGGCGATGCCGCCATGGAAGCGTGCGAACGCGAAGCGCCTGACGTACTTATCGCGGACATGGTCATGCCCGGCTTGAACGGAATAGACCTTATCGCGGCCGTGAACAAAAAGTGGCCGTACATTGACATCGTCGCAATCACGGGCCAGACGGACGATTTCCCCTTTGTGAAGGTCATCCGCGCCGGGGCCACGGATTTCCTCGCCAAGCCGTTCCAGCAGGGCGAACTCGAGGCGAAACTGCTCCGCGTCTTTCGCGAACGGGATCTTCGCGAATCCGAAATTATCGCCGAGAGCAAATACCGCAGCCTTTTCGAAAACAATACGGACGGGATGGCCATTCTCGACGAACCCAGCCGTATTATCGCATCGGTCAACGGCGCGTTTTGCCGGCTCATGGGCGGATCCGAGGACGCATTCACCGGCAAATCCGTCCTGAATTTCGTGGACGAATCGGAACGCGCCCGTTTCGATGCCGGCCTGATGCTATGCGCTCAGAACGGCCAAGGCACCTTGAGCGACGTGGCCCTGATCGGCCAGGACGGCCGCAAGGTTTTCATGGATGTCAGCCTCACGTTCATCAACGTCATGCGCGAGCATCTCGTGTGCCTGACCTTCAAGGACACAACCGAACGGCGAAACCTCGAACAGCGTCTCGTCGAAGTCGCCCAGGTGGATTCGCTGACCGGCCTGTTCAACCGGCGGGCGTTCAACACCGAACTCGATGTCGCCGTTTCGCGCGCCAAGAGCGGCGCCGCCCCCCTCACCATGATTTCCATTGATGTGGACAATTTCAAGAAGTGCAACGACACCCTCGGCCATCAAGCGGGCGACCGCGTATTGAAGACGCTTGGACGTCTCATTCGGAAGAACATACGCGCCAATACCGACAGCGGGTTCCGATGCGGCGGCGACGAATTCGCCATCATTGCCTCCAATGCAACCGCCGAAGCCGCCACCCAGATTGCCGAGCGATTGCGCGCCGAATACCAGGAAAACGAGGTCCATGGCACCTCGCTCAGCATCGGCATCGCCGAATATCGCCCCGGAACAAGCGTCAAGGATTTTATTCGCACCGCGGACGACGCCATGTACCGGGCCAAGGCGCTCGGCAAGAATAACCTGTCCGTGGCGGGATCGGACGGCGATCCGGCGTCTTGA
- a CDS encoding AEC family transporter, which translates to MREILSAVTPVFFVAAVAFFIRKRLHLDVKTLSSLNIYMLIPALVFDGISRKPIEWALFGRIAAASVLVLVAMTLLLTVLARLLRIGSHERGAFLMTMFPNLGNFGLPVCLFAFGQEGLAFAIVVMVIGSFLQNSLGIYFAQRAHHGVGEALRRVFRFPMMYAFILALVFQKTGWRFPEAVERAISLTAGAAIPVQLIILGAQLAATRLETSVPVFVSSGVRLIGGPAAAAIFAILTGMEGVAAKAFIVQMGGPVAIGMAAYGVQFDVAPRFLASVVSWTFLLSLFTVSTVLYILDFLPL; encoded by the coding sequence ATGCGGGAAATCCTGTCTGCCGTAACCCCGGTGTTCTTTGTGGCCGCCGTGGCTTTTTTCATCCGCAAGCGCCTGCACCTCGACGTCAAGACATTATCGTCACTCAACATCTACATGCTGATTCCCGCGCTCGTGTTCGACGGCATTTCGCGGAAGCCCATCGAATGGGCCTTGTTCGGACGCATTGCCGCCGCATCCGTGTTGGTCCTCGTCGCCATGACGTTGCTGTTGACGGTTCTCGCACGCCTCCTACGCATCGGCAGCCACGAGCGCGGCGCGTTTCTGATGACGATGTTTCCCAACCTGGGGAATTTCGGGCTTCCGGTCTGTTTGTTTGCGTTCGGCCAGGAAGGACTGGCCTTCGCGATTGTCGTCATGGTCATCGGCAGTTTCCTGCAAAACAGCCTCGGAATCTACTTCGCCCAGCGCGCGCACCATGGCGTGGGCGAAGCGTTGCGCCGCGTGTTTCGATTTCCCATGATGTACGCGTTCATTTTGGCGCTTGTGTTTCAGAAGACCGGCTGGCGTTTTCCCGAAGCCGTCGAACGCGCCATCAGCCTGACCGCCGGCGCCGCAATTCCCGTTCAACTCATCATCCTGGGGGCGCAACTCGCCGCCACGCGCCTGGAAACCAGCGTCCCTGTGTTCGTGTCGTCGGGCGTGCGCCTGATTGGCGGACCGGCGGCCGCCGCGATCTTCGCCATCCTCACCGGCATGGAAGGCGTCGCCGCCAAAGCCTTCATCGTGCAAATGGGCGGTCCCGTGGCCATCGGCATGGCCGCCTACGGTGTTCAGTTCGACGTGGCGCCCCGCTTTCTCGCAAGCGTCGTGTCCTGGACTTTTCTTCTCAGCCTGTTTACCGTATCCACCGTCTTGTATATCCTTGATTTTTTGCCGTTGTGA